In one window of Vanrija pseudolonga chromosome 5, complete sequence DNA:
- the Hsd17b10 gene encoding 3-hydroxyacyl-CoA dehydrogenase type-2, translated as MKIEGKAFIITGGCGSIGGTTARMILERGGYAVVFDVLDEAAGTAKVKTYPHPERALYFKTDISDYDSVSAATTAALAAIPKGSLAGGVHCAAIAPGADWSHHLKDSVPRFAKVLQVNVYGTFVVDACIADAINSQYPDDGPFAPRTTEERGIIINIASVVARPVPARCITYGPSKTAVLGISAGMADFLGPFGIRCCTVSPAVVASAMMSPDRIPYFETELDAATIFPRRQSDPAEVGQGIVFLIENSMMNDFELRVDGGWRNSSNWAGPKDPRANALSLE; from the exons ATGAAGATCGAAGGCAAGG CGTTCATCATCAcgggcggctgcggctcgaTCGGCGGTACAACCGCTCGCATGATCCTCGAGAGGGGCGGCTACGCGGTCGTCtttgacgtcctcgacgaggctgcTGGAACTGCCAAGGTCAAAACCTATCCTCACCCCGAGAGGGCCCTCTACTTCAAGACCGACATCTCCGACTACGACAGCGTGTCTgcggcaacgacggcggcacTCGCGGCCATTCCAAAGGGGTCGCTCGCCGGCGGAGTCCACTGCGCAGCCATTGCTCCTGGTGCCGACTGGAGCCACCACCTCAAGGACTCGGTTCCGAGGTTCGCCAAGGTCCTCCAAGTCAATGTCTACGGTACCTTTGTGGTCGACGCCTGTATCGCCGATGCCATCAACTCACAGTACCCCGACGACGGACCATTTGCTCCGCGAACCACCGAGGAACGAggcatcatcatcaacaTTGCTTCAGTGGTTGCTCGCCCCGTTCCCGCTCGCTGCATCACGTACGGACCATCCAAGACGGCCGTGTTAGGCATCTCGGCCGGCATGGCCGACTTCCTCGGGCCTTTCGGTATTCGCTGCTGCACCGTGTCTCCGGCGGTGGTCGCCTCGGCAATGATGAGTCCTGACCGCATC CCCTACTTTGAaaccgagctcgacgccgccaccatcTTCCCGCGCCGTCAGTCGGACCCAGCCGAGGTTGGGCAGGGCATCGTCTTCCTCATTGAAAACTCAATGATGAATGATTTCGAGCTGCGTGTTGACGGCGGATGGAGGAACTCGTCCAACTGGGCTGGTCCTAAAGACCCGCGCGCGAATGCCCTGTCTTTGGAGTAG
- the prlL_6 gene encoding MFS transporter prlL, whose translation MAGIENPQTASQSAAQEGQDKVPHPLNLAETVSHDNGLTKGDGLADEEYIVDPILEAKLVRKIDIRMLPMLWICYMVKRSLAVSRSAERRRHQSSRRAESGREACFGSATHPSIYTAPSQTPNLALIPSLNYLDRTNIGNAYPGGMGEDLHLTSSDYSLVLSIFFVGYLLWEVPSNMMLARSTPRVFLPTIMFVWGAMSLGAKGINSLGGMVAFRFVLGLVEAGFFPGVMLLMSCWYKPAELSKRVAIFWTAALTSGAFGGILAGLIIQSLEGKAGTRGWKWLFIVEGLITVFFATMAFFVLPNYPANTKWLTEEERELAIRRLQSGSNVEEDHVGHLEAFKAACRDPKTWVFVLTYNFINCAGTISYFFPTLMKTLGYSGRMIQFMTVPIYAVSLVVAVVGGIIADKTRQKAFVVLGAAILSTISFIIITTVKNSNVRYAFLCFGAAGIWVAVPVFLSWVVTEFDGREKRAVSIALVNGIGNLSSVYGAFLWDKKYAPSYIPGFATTTVLCGCIAIVVVFARLKWGDKGVAKTS comes from the exons ATGGCTGGCATCGAGAATCCGCAGACAGCCTCTCAATCGGCAGCCCAGGAGGGCCAAGACAAGGTTCCCCATCCACTCAACCTCGCGGAAACTGTGTCGCATGACAATGGTTTGACCAAGGGCGATGGCCTCGCCGATGAGGAGTACATTGTCGATCCGATTCTTGAAGCCAAGCTGGTCCGGAAGATTGACATCCGCATGCTTCCCATGCTGTGGATCTGTTACAT GGTGAAGAGAAGTTTGGCGGTCTCGAGATCGGCGGAACGCAGGCGCCACCAGTCATCCAGGAGGGCGGAGTCGGGCCGAGAGGCCTGCTTCGGCTCGGCCACCCATCCATCAATCTACACTGCCCCCAGCCAGACTCCGAACCTGGCGCTGATCCCCAGCCTCAACTACCTCGACCGTACCAACATTGGCAATGCGTATC CGGGTGGCATGGGCGAGGACCTGCACCTCACCTCTTCTGACTACTCGCTGGTCCTGTCCATCTTCTTTGTGGGCTACCTGCTTTGGGAGGTGCCCTCCAACATGATGCTGGCACGGTCCACACCTCGTGTATTCCTCCCCACCATCATGTTTGTTTGGGGGGCTATGTCGCTTGGGGCCAAGGGAATCAACAGTCTGGGAGGCATGGTGGCCTTCCgcttcgtcctcggcctcgttgaG GCAGGGTTCTTCCCCGGAGTTATGCTCCTGATGTCATGTTGGTACAAACCCGCCGAGCTTTCGAAGAGAGTCGCCATCTTTTGGACAGCCGCTCTGACGTCGGGGGCCTTCGGAGGTATCCTCGCTGGCCTGATTATCCAGAGTCTGGAAGGCAAAGCGGGAACCCGAGGATGGAAGTGGCTCTTCATTGTCGAGG GCCTCATCACCGTCTTCTTTGCCACCATGGCCTTCTTCGTACTGCCCAACTACCCTGCCAACACCAAATGGCTcacggaggaggagcgtgaACTCGCCATTCGGCGCCTCCAGTCTGGCTCCAACGTGGAGGAAGATCATGTCGGCCATCTTGAGGCGTTCAAGGCTGCCTGTCGTGACCCTAAGACCTGGGTGTTCGTCCTCACCTACAACTTTATCAACTGTGCCGGTACAATCTCGTACTTCTTTCCAACCCTCATGAAGACTCTGGGGTATT CCGGCCGGATGATTCAGTTCATGACGGTTCCAATTTACGCTGTATcgcttgtcgtcgctgtcgtcggcggtaTCATCGCCGACAAGACCCGCCAAAAGGCATTCGTGGTTCTCGGCGCAGCCATCCTGTCAACAATCTCATTCATCATCATCACAACTGTCAAGAACTCCAATGTCCGCTACGCCTTCCTCTGCTTCGGAGCGGCCGGCATCTGGGTGGCGGTCCCGGTCTTCCTCTCTTGGGTGGTAACCGAGTTTGACGGCCGCGAGAAGAGGGCTGTTTCAATCGCCCTCGTGAATGGCATCGGTAATCTGTCCTCGGTGTATGGTGCGTTCCTCTGGGACAAGAAGTACGCTCCAAGCTACATTCCAGGgttcgccaccaccactgtgCTTTGTGGTTGCATTGCCATTGTCGTTGTCTTTGCTCGGCTCAAGTGGGGCGACAAGGGTGTTGCGAAGACATCGTAA
- the YFL054C gene encoding uncharacterized protein produces MSTTVHDILHGEIHHSDHHHPDGGVEESEHELVGPGARQHDNVRYVLVTSDMLAQLNGKEVVSGQLPPGSYPPSSPDSSIIINPKSEVKHVERAQSPSALAVSEPTYLPNPLARFRFFFREYFGEFIGTMILLIFGNGVNCQAVLSNWTQGSYLSISFGWGIGVMFGIHACGGISGGHLNPAVTISMAIFRKFPWRKVPGYALAQILGACVGSCLVQGNYHALLNQFEGGYNRRTYGLETSTATLFFTDAKPYMSNVGSFFSEFFATAVLLGMICAVTDSNNNPAPPGMNGVIVMFLIIGIGAALGTETAYCLNPARDLGPRIACAIFGYPSKIWTYRKAYWVYVPIIAPIFGGMLGCLVYDFFIYSGRDSPLNWAWGRKKATTEESPRQLENA; encoded by the exons ATGTCCACCACCGTCCATGATATCCTCCATGGCGAGATTCATCACtccgaccaccaccaccctgaCGGGGGTGTCGAAGAATCCGAGCACGAGCTTGTAGGCCCCGGTGCTCGTCAGCACGACAATGTGCGGTATGTTCTCGTCACATCGGACATGCTTGCCCAGCTCAATGGCAAAG AAGTCGTTTCGGGCCAGCTTCCCCCCGGCAGTTACCCACCATCCTCTCCCGACTCGAGCATTATCATCAACCCCAAGTCGGAGGTCAAGCACGTTGAGAGGGCTCAGAGCCCCAGTGCACTGGCTGTTTCGGAGCCGACCTACCTGCCAAACCCACTTGCACGATTCCGGTTCTTCTTCCGCGAGTACTTTGGCGAGTTTATCGGCACGATGATCCTCCTCATCTTTGGTAACGGCGTAAACTGTCAGGCTGTCCTCAGCAACTGGACTCAGGGTAGCTACCTTTCGATTTCTTTCGGTTGGGGAATTGGTGTCAT GTTTGGTATCCACGCTTGTGGCGGCATTTCTGGCGGTCACCTCAACCCCGCTGTCACCATTTCCATGGCTATCTTCCGAAAGTTCCCTTGGCGCAAGGTACCCGGCTATGCTCTTGCCCAAATCCTCGGCGCGTGTGTCGGCTCGTGCCTTGTCCAAGGCAACTACCACGCTCTCCTCAACCAGTTTGAGGGCGGTTACAACAGGCGTACCTATGGCCTTGAGACCTCCACTGCCACACTCTTCTTCACCGATGCCAAGCCCTATATGTCCAACGTCGGTTCCTTCTTCTCCGAGTTTTTCGCCACtgctgtcctcctcggcatgatctgcgccgtcaccgactccaacaacaaccccgCCCCACCTGGAATGAACGGTGTCATCGTCATGTTCCTCATCATTGGTATTGGTGCCGCTCTTGGCACCGAGACCGCCTATTGCCTGAACCCTGCACGTGACCTCGGCCCTCGCATCGCTTGCGCCATCTTTGGCTACCCTTCCAAGATCTGGACCTACCGCAAGGCCTACTGGGTCTACGTCCCCATCATTGCTCCCATCTTTGGTGGCATGCTCGGCTGCCTTGTTTACGACTTTTTCATCTACTCGGGTCGTGACAGCCCGCTCAACTGGGCGTGGGGTAGGAAGAAGGCCACCACTGAGGAGTCTCCTCGTCAGTTGGAAAATGCTTAA